The following coding sequences are from one Musa acuminata AAA Group cultivar baxijiao chromosome BXJ2-4, Cavendish_Baxijiao_AAA, whole genome shotgun sequence window:
- the LOC135608903 gene encoding transcription factor NIGT1-like isoform X2, with protein sequence MDRIEYARRFGELIVALDEERRKMEAFHRELPLCLHLINQTIESYKQLMVSAETLSHELAVKEFIPLRPRSVSSEDDTIHHQEWIRSTQLVAQEQDSLPKTKPIAIKAKKTWGDAQYLDKEEEIAPSESLACQDTEIASGEEGNGDGGKKKKKKKKKKKKERSQPERKVKRYWSEELHKRFLHALEQLGGCHAATPKLIRKLMKVDGLTNDEVKSHLQKYRLHARRSSPVAEISTSSNIQFVVVRGIWIPTPDCAILTSTDAAAHAAPVIGVSETGRYAHVSPLPSPLMILDRSYQQTDKHSEGRNPRE encoded by the exons ATGGATCGGATAGAGTATGCGCGCAGGTTCGGTGAACTGATCGTTGCTCTCGATGAGGAGCGTCGGAAGATGGAGGCCTTCCACCGGGAGCTGCCTCTGTGCCTGCATCTCATCAACCAAA CGATCGAGAGCTACAAGCAGCTGATGGTTAGCGCTGAGACGCTGAGCCATGAGCTTGCAGTTAAGGAATTCATACCTCTGAGACCGAGATCCGTTTCTTCGGAAGATGATACCATCCATCACCAGGAGTGGATCAGATCCACCCAGCTCGTTGCACAAGAGCAAGACTCACTCCCCAAGACG AAGCCGATAGCAATCAAAGCGAAGAAGACTTGGGGAGATGCTCAATATCTAGACAAAGAGGAAGAGATAGCTCCATCAGAATCACTGGCTTGCCAAGATACCGAAATTGCTAGTGGAGAGGAAGGCAATGGTGatggaggaaagaagaagaagaagaagaagaagaagaagaagaaggagagatcTCAGCCTGAAAGGAAGGTGAAACGGTACTGGTCAGAAGAGCTGCACAAGAGATTCTTGCATGCACTTGAGCAGCTGGGTGGCTGTCATG CTGCAACACCCAAACTTATCCGGAAGCTGATGAAGGTGGATGGGCTCACCAACGATGAAGTGAAGAGCCATCTACAG AAATACCGGCTTCATGCAAGAAGAAGTAGCCCGGTGGCGGAGATCAGCACAAGCAGCAACATCCAGTTTGTGGTGGTTCGAGGTATATGGATTCCGACGCCGGATTGCGCCATCTTGACCTCTACAGATGCAGCAGCACACGCCGCTCCGGTCATCGGTGTGTCGGAAACCGGAAGGTATGCTCACGTTTCACCCCTGCCCTCGCCATTGATGATCCTGGACCGAAGTTATCAGCAAACAGACAAGCATTCCGAGGGAAGGAACCCAAGAGAATAA
- the LOC103980152 gene encoding AP2/ERF and B3 domain-containing transcription repressor RAV2-like, with protein MATSSIEEACEETREWPPVASKSLQRVGSGGSEVIDPEGCVEVEFRKLPSSKYKGVVSQPNGRWGAQIYEKHQRIWLGTFNEEAQAARAYDVAVQRFRGRDAVTNFKPLNDADDEDAAELFFLDSHTKHEIVDMLRKRTYHNELQQSKRSIGADNKKGIAGRSNAAVAGATDPLAGAQRQHLFDKAVTPSDVGKLNRLVIPKQNAEKYFPPQNTGGAASKGVLLSFEDGCGKEWRFRYSYWNSSHSYVLTRGWSRFVKEKRLEAGDVVTFQRSTGTDKQLFIDAKARSGVQVLRLFGVNIVRGPTAAIGEGGVDDNAVFCATGKKNRDHITELVSSQGMFKKQRTEAL; from the coding sequence ATGGCGACAAGCTCCATAGAAGAGGCATGCGAGGAAACCAGGGAGTGGCCGCCGGTGGCTTCTAAGAGCTTGCAGCGAGTGGGGAGCGGGGGGAGCGAGGTCATCGACCCGGAGGGCTGCGTCGAGGTCGAGTTCCGAAAGCTGCCGTCGTCCAAGTATAAGGGCGTCGTCTCCCAGCCCAACGGCCGGTGGGGGGCGCAGATCTACGAGAAGCACCAGCGCATCTGGCTCGGCACCTTCAATGAGGAAGCCCAGGCCGCGCGCGCCTATGACGTCGCTGTGCAGCGGTTTCGCGGCCGCGACGCCGTCACCAACTTCAAACCGCTGAACGACGCCGACGACGAGGACGCGGCGGAGCTCTTCTTCCTCGATTCGCATACGAAACACGAGATCGTCGACATGCTTCGGAAGCGCACCTACCATAACGAGCTACAACAAAGCAAACGATCGATCGGTGCAGATAATAAGAAGGGGATTGCTGGTCGCAGCAACGCGGCCGTGGCAGGCGCCACGGACCCGCTTGCTGGGGCACAGAGGCAACATCTCTTCGACAAGGCCGTGACGCCGAGCGACGTCGGCAAGCTCAACCGGCTAGTGATCCCGAAGCAGAACGCCGAGAAGTACTTTCCGCCGCAGAACACAGGCGGCGCCGCCAGCAAGGGCGTGCTGCTCAGCTTCGAGGACGGCTGCGGCAAGGAGTGGCGCTTCCGGTACTCGTACTGGAACAGCAGTCATAGCTACGTGCTAACGAGAGGTTGGAGCCGGTTTGTCAAGGAGAAACGTCTCGAGGCCGGCGACGTCGTCACCTTCCAGCGGTCGACCGGCACCGACAAGCAGCTGTTCATCGACGCCAAGGCGCGATCCGGCGTTCAGGTTCTTAGGCTCTTCGGCGTCAACATCGTCAGAGGCCCGACGGCGGCCATCGGCGAGGGCGGAGTGGATGATAATGCTGTCTTTTGCGCAACGGGGAAGAAGAACAGAGATCATATTACGGAGTTGGTATCATCACAAGGGATGTTTAAGAAGCAACGCACAGAAGCTTTGTAA
- the LOC135608903 gene encoding transcription factor NIGT1-like isoform X3, with protein MDRIEYARRFGELIVALDEERRKMEAFHRELPLCLHLINQTIESYKQLMVSAETLSHELAVKEFIPLRPRSVSSEDDTIHHQEWIRSTQLVAQEQDSLPKTPIAIKAKKTWGDAQYLDKEEEIAPSESLACQDTEIASGEEGNGDGGKKKKKKKKKKKKERSQPERKVKRYWSEELHKRFLHALEQLGGCHAATPKLIRKLMKVDGLTNDEVKSHLQKYRLHARRSSPVAEISTSSNIQFVVVRGIWIPTPDCAILTSTDAAAHAAPVIGVSETGRYAHVSPLPSPLMILDRSYQQTDKHSEGRNPRE; from the exons ATGGATCGGATAGAGTATGCGCGCAGGTTCGGTGAACTGATCGTTGCTCTCGATGAGGAGCGTCGGAAGATGGAGGCCTTCCACCGGGAGCTGCCTCTGTGCCTGCATCTCATCAACCAAA CGATCGAGAGCTACAAGCAGCTGATGGTTAGCGCTGAGACGCTGAGCCATGAGCTTGCAGTTAAGGAATTCATACCTCTGAGACCGAGATCCGTTTCTTCGGAAGATGATACCATCCATCACCAGGAGTGGATCAGATCCACCCAGCTCGTTGCACAAGAGCAAGACTCACTCCCCAAGACG CCGATAGCAATCAAAGCGAAGAAGACTTGGGGAGATGCTCAATATCTAGACAAAGAGGAAGAGATAGCTCCATCAGAATCACTGGCTTGCCAAGATACCGAAATTGCTAGTGGAGAGGAAGGCAATGGTGatggaggaaagaagaagaagaagaagaagaagaagaagaagaaggagagatcTCAGCCTGAAAGGAAGGTGAAACGGTACTGGTCAGAAGAGCTGCACAAGAGATTCTTGCATGCACTTGAGCAGCTGGGTGGCTGTCATG CTGCAACACCCAAACTTATCCGGAAGCTGATGAAGGTGGATGGGCTCACCAACGATGAAGTGAAGAGCCATCTACAG AAATACCGGCTTCATGCAAGAAGAAGTAGCCCGGTGGCGGAGATCAGCACAAGCAGCAACATCCAGTTTGTGGTGGTTCGAGGTATATGGATTCCGACGCCGGATTGCGCCATCTTGACCTCTACAGATGCAGCAGCACACGCCGCTCCGGTCATCGGTGTGTCGGAAACCGGAAGGTATGCTCACGTTTCACCCCTGCCCTCGCCATTGATGATCCTGGACCGAAGTTATCAGCAAACAGACAAGCATTCCGAGGGAAGGAACCCAAGAGAATAA
- the LOC135608903 gene encoding transcription factor NIGT1-like isoform X1 codes for MDRIEYARRFGELIVALDEERRKMEAFHRELPLCLHLINQTIESYKQLMVSAETLSHELAVKEFIPLRPRSVSSEDDTIHHQEWIRSTQLVAQEQDSLPKTVHPQKPIAIKAKKTWGDAQYLDKEEEIAPSESLACQDTEIASGEEGNGDGGKKKKKKKKKKKKERSQPERKVKRYWSEELHKRFLHALEQLGGCHAATPKLIRKLMKVDGLTNDEVKSHLQKYRLHARRSSPVAEISTSSNIQFVVVRGIWIPTPDCAILTSTDAAAHAAPVIGVSETGRYAHVSPLPSPLMILDRSYQQTDKHSEGRNPRE; via the exons ATGGATCGGATAGAGTATGCGCGCAGGTTCGGTGAACTGATCGTTGCTCTCGATGAGGAGCGTCGGAAGATGGAGGCCTTCCACCGGGAGCTGCCTCTGTGCCTGCATCTCATCAACCAAA CGATCGAGAGCTACAAGCAGCTGATGGTTAGCGCTGAGACGCTGAGCCATGAGCTTGCAGTTAAGGAATTCATACCTCTGAGACCGAGATCCGTTTCTTCGGAAGATGATACCATCCATCACCAGGAGTGGATCAGATCCACCCAGCTCGTTGCACAAGAGCAAGACTCACTCCCCAAGACG GTTCATCCGCAGAAGCCGATAGCAATCAAAGCGAAGAAGACTTGGGGAGATGCTCAATATCTAGACAAAGAGGAAGAGATAGCTCCATCAGAATCACTGGCTTGCCAAGATACCGAAATTGCTAGTGGAGAGGAAGGCAATGGTGatggaggaaagaagaagaagaagaagaagaagaagaagaagaaggagagatcTCAGCCTGAAAGGAAGGTGAAACGGTACTGGTCAGAAGAGCTGCACAAGAGATTCTTGCATGCACTTGAGCAGCTGGGTGGCTGTCATG CTGCAACACCCAAACTTATCCGGAAGCTGATGAAGGTGGATGGGCTCACCAACGATGAAGTGAAGAGCCATCTACAG AAATACCGGCTTCATGCAAGAAGAAGTAGCCCGGTGGCGGAGATCAGCACAAGCAGCAACATCCAGTTTGTGGTGGTTCGAGGTATATGGATTCCGACGCCGGATTGCGCCATCTTGACCTCTACAGATGCAGCAGCACACGCCGCTCCGGTCATCGGTGTGTCGGAAACCGGAAGGTATGCTCACGTTTCACCCCTGCCCTCGCCATTGATGATCCTGGACCGAAGTTATCAGCAAACAGACAAGCATTCCGAGGGAAGGAACCCAAGAGAATAA